Proteins encoded in a region of the Quercus lobata isolate SW786 chromosome 8, ValleyOak3.0 Primary Assembly, whole genome shotgun sequence genome:
- the LOC115954608 gene encoding 65-kDa microtubule-associated protein 3: MSTHCIDQFAHIETTCGLLLDEMQKIWDEVGESEVNRDAMLLEIEQKCLEVYRRNVDEAKKCRAQLQQEIAESEAELADMCSAMGEQPLHFDCKPDGGFKKVLDTITLQLEDMRKRKIERTHQFVEVLHQIQDISIEFWEDNTVVLDETDLSIRRLEELRKHLLELQNHKRNRLKLVQDHLNTLNSLCLVLGMDFRHIAGEIHSTLKETDGTRDISDHTLEKLAATIQSLREIKIQRMQRLRNLASALLEMWNLMDTPMEEQQLFLNVTSNISASEPEITEPNMLSVIFLNHVEAEVVRLEQLKSSKMKELVIKKRLELEEICRRIHMVTETLSIMEDSVEAMESGAVDPMYLLEQIELQISSVKDEALCRKEILEKVEKWLAACQEESWLEEYNRDDNRYNAGRGAHLTLKRAEKARALVNKIPAMMEALTSKIKAWEEQRGTVFFYDGERLLSMLEQYSTLRQEKEQERQRLKDQKRLQGQLIVEQEALFGSKPSPSKSGKKASRTPTGVANNRKFSIGGAMLQNPKPEKAASRLHLSRRISEIPGHSVRKHSHSVPKAHENQLFLIRKPLSPVYSQVLSKANIANFPEDQKTSHIMSSQKPLPNSESLVRTPSKKIVVGDEENRTPKTMSIPMPTTPPTVSAPMTTAMTPTSPCVSVGKNSFRNSDQPIEYSFEEVRAGFILPKSYSH; encoded by the exons ATGTCTACTCATTGTATTGATCAGTTTGCACATATAGAAACAACGTGTGGATTGTTGCTAGATGAAATGCAG AAAATATGGGACGAAGTTGGAGAGTCTGAAGTTAATAGGGATGCGATGCTGCTTGAAATTGAACAAAAGTGTCTGGAGGTATATAGGAGAAATGTAGATGAGGCCAAGAAGTGTAGAGCTCAGCTGCAACAAGAAATTGCCGAGTCTGAAGCAGAACTTGCAGATATGTGTTCTGCAATGGGTGAGCAGCCACTACAT TTTGATTGCAAGCCTGATGGAGGCTTCAAAAAAGTGCTTGACACCATTACTTTACAACTAGAAGACATGCGGAAGCGGAAAATCGAGAGGACACAccaatttgttgaagttttgCATCAGATACAGGatatttcaattgaattttgGGAAGATAATACAGTGGTTCTGGATGAGACTGACTTGTCCATAAGAAGACTAGAAGAATTACGTAAACATTTGCTTGAACTTCAGAATCATAAG AGAAACCGTTTGAAGCTGGTACAGGACCACCTGAACACCCTGAACTCACTATGCTTGGTCCTGGGTATGGATTTCAGACACATAGCTGGTGAAATCCACTCCACTCTAAAAGAAACTGATGGAACAAGAGATATAAGTGACCATACACTCGAGAAATTGGCAGCTACAATACAAAGTTTAAGAGAGATCAAAATCCAGAGAATGCAAAGG CTTCGAAACCTTGCAAGTGCCCTGTTGGAGATGTGGAACTTGATGGATACACCGATGGAGGAGCAACAGCTGTTTCTGAATGTAACTAGTAATATTTCTGCTTCAGAACCTGAAATTACCGAGCCTAACATGCTTTCTGTAATCTTCCTTAACCAT GTTGAGGCAGAAGTGGTGAGGCTGGAGCAGCTAAAATCAAGTAAAATGAAAGAGCTTGTTATTAAGAAGAGGTTGGAACTAGAGGAGATATGCAGGCGGATACACATGGTCACAGAAACACTTAGTATAATGGAAGATTCAGTTGAAGCTATGGAATCTG GAGCTGTGGATCCAATGTACCTCTTAGAACAAATTGAGCTTCAAATTTCAAGCGTAAAAGACGAAGCTTTGTGCAGGAAAGAGATACTTGAGAAGGTTGAGAAGTGGTTAGCTGCATGTCAAGAGGAGAGCTGGCTTGAGGAGTACAACCGG GATGACAATCGCTATAATGCTGGAAGAGGTGCGCATCTTACTTTGAAACGTGCTGAGAAAGCCCGTGCTTTGGTAAACAAAATTCCTG CAATGATGGAGGCATTGACATCAAAAATCAAAGCTTGGGAGGAACAAAGAGGGACTGTATTCTTTTATGATGGT GAACGACTTCTTTCTATGCTTGAACAGTACAGCACGTTAAGGCAAGAGAAAGAGCAAGAAAGGCAGAGGCTGAAA GACCAGAAGCGACTCCAGGGGCAGCTGATAGTTGAGCAGGAAGCACTTTTTGGGTCAAAACCCAGCCCATCAAAGAGTGGAAAGAAGGCTTCAAGAACTCCCACAGGAGTTGCAAATAACAGAAAATTCTCCATTGGTGGAGCAATgcttcaaaacccaaaaccagaAAAAGCTGCTAGCCGTCTGCATCTTA GTAGGAGAATCTCAGAGATTCCTGGTCATTCTGTAAGGAAGCATTCCCACAGTGTTCCAAAGGCACATGAAAACCAGTTATTCTTGATTCGGAAGCCCCTTTCTCCTGTTTATTCCCAAGTGTTGTCTAAGGCCAACATTGCAAATTTCCCAGAAGATCAGAAGACTTCACATATTATGTCATCACAAAAACCTCTTCCAAATAGCGAGTCACTAGTCAGAACACCTTCCAAAAAGATTGTTGTTGGTGATGAAGAAAACAGAACCCCAAAGACAATGTCAATTCCAATGCCAACTACTCCTCCAACAGTGTCAGCTCCAATGACAACAGCAATGACACCCACTTCCCCATGTGTTTCTGTAGGTAAAAACAGTTTTCGAAACAGTGATCAACCAATAGAGTACTCATTTGAAGAGGTCAGAGCTGGTTTTATTCTTCCTAAAAGCTATAGTCACTGA
- the LOC115955547 gene encoding AT-hook motif nuclear-localized protein 1-like codes for MEAREAMSSGVTVIGAEAPSAYHVAPRSENLSQSQTAGSPAVTAPPGSVGLSGTTGKKKRGRPRKYGQEGSVTMALSPMPISASAPPGGDFSAVKRGKARPSGLEYKPHKKVGVEHFGELNSVGTNFMPHIITVNAGEDVTMKVISFSQQGPRAICILSANGVISNVTLRQPDSSGGTLTYEGRFEILSLSGSFMPTETQGTRSRSGGMSVSLASPDGRVVGGGVAGLLVAASPVQVVVGSFLPSNQQEQKPKKLKNESTPAIFTPATTMAVIPFSGAEDDEGLGGNGHQNSSTPRPNLASSSSFRRENWVAMHMQDSRKSGTDINISLPGG; via the exons ATGGAAGCAAGAGAAGCTATGAGTTCTGGGGTTACTGTGATAGGAGCAGAAGCTCCATCAGCTTATCATGTAGCGCCAAGGTCTGAAAACCTGAGTCAGAGCCAAACTGCTGGTTCACCAGCTGTGACTGCTCCACCTGGGAGTGTGGGATTATCTGGAACAACCGGAAAGAAGAAGCGAGGTAGGCCAAGGAAGTATGGACAGGAGGGGTCAGTCACTATGGCATTGTCACCAATGCCAATTTCAGCTTCTGCTCCACCCGGTGGTGACTTCTCAGCTGTGAAGCGGGGAAAAGCACGGCCAAGTGGTTTGGAGTATAAGCCACATAAGAAAGTGGGAGTGGAACATTTTG GAGAGTTGAATTCTGTGGGTACAAATTTTATGCCCCATATCATCACTGTCAATGCTGGTGAG GATGTTACAATGAAGGTTATATCATTTTCTCAACAAGGACCTCGAGCTATTTGCATTTTATCTGCTAATGGAGTAATTTCAAATGTTACCCTTCGCCAACCTGATTCTTCTGGGGGCACTTTAACATATGAG GGTCGTTTTGAGATACTTTCGCTGTCCGGATCTTTCATGCCGACCGAGACTCAAGGGACAAGGAGCAGGTCAGGTGGGATGAGTGTTTCTTTGGCAAGCCCTGATGGCCGTGTTGTTGGGGGAGGAGTTGCTGGACTCCTGGTAGCTGCGAGTCCTGTGCAG GTTGTCGTAGGGAGTTTTCTACCAAGCAACCAGCAAGAGCAGAAACCAAAGAAGCTGAAAAATGAGTCCACCCCTGCTATTTTTACACCAGCTACTACCATGGCTGTAATACCTTTTTCTGGTGCTGAAGATGACGAGGGACTGGGAGGAAATGGGCATCAAAATTCAAGCACGCCAAGACCAAACCTTGCTTCTTCATCATCCTTCCGAAGAGAAAACTGGGTGGCCATGCACATGCAGGACTCTAGAAAGTCTGGAACTGATATCAATATATCTTTACCTGGAGGTTAA